The Saprospiraceae bacterium genome includes a window with the following:
- a CDS encoding TonB-dependent receptor, with product MKYILIIVFISFVFSANAQFPMGGAKGPTIKGKIEGKVIDSLTNETIGFATISLKKKGSSIVLDGVLSEENGTFRFDNVVTGKYDLYISFLGYNEKKQSEVETTLKNPDINIGSVPLTPASYLLDAVEITEERTLIENKADKLVFNAENDASIAGGDATDVLRKVPMLSVDLNGNVSLRGSQNVRILINGKPSGMFSSNVADALKMFPADQIKKVEVITSPSAKYDAEGSAGIINIITKKQNVEGIAGSVNASVGNRQNSLFTNLNVGKGRLGISSSAAIFYSTPANGVTTFFRKDETSAGDRIFEQRGIQRTSRLGGNGSVSAFYDFNGFNSINSTLTFRGFGFDVKGDIKGNLNDPSINLRDIFVRENKGNNFFGGYDWNTDYTKKFESREGQELSFGVQHSRQNSNQEFNILEAHETLEFLDRNSDIINDGVNHETTLQTDYTHPFTKTIKLETGVKAVIRNIISDYTTQEPSSGGYIPVAEKFNYDQDVYSGYASMTFLLAKKYSLISGARYEKTSIGGKFRSGESNNFTGGYDNFLPNLTISRTFKGFRTLKIGYSQRIQRPSLQFINPFNNNSDFLNRTIGNPELDPEVVHQVETGYNFTIKGFTTFSSLFYKYTNGIIEQILSIDDQGLSVNTFQNIGTNNSFGLSTFISKSVGLITLRTGGNCSTYNAKGLINGEAASRKSYEYNLFMNGELKISGTLKADFFGFFRSPVRTIQGDNPAFTIYGMGIRKEFKNSSVGITMIEPFQNDKFFDSNIKGEGFEQRTSFSIPFRSFGVNFRYKFGNVDFKERKSKVKNTDLKQGGDNQGGAPTGGGPTGG from the coding sequence GTGAAGTATATTTTAATCATAGTATTTATCAGTTTTGTTTTCTCTGCAAATGCACAATTTCCGATGGGTGGTGCTAAAGGTCCGACAATAAAAGGGAAAATTGAAGGAAAGGTAATAGACTCTCTCACAAACGAAACAATAGGTTTTGCTACCATTTCTCTGAAAAAAAAGGGAAGCAGCATTGTACTGGATGGTGTTCTGTCCGAAGAAAACGGTACATTCAGATTTGATAATGTAGTGACCGGTAAATATGATTTGTACATTTCATTTTTGGGATATAATGAAAAAAAGCAAAGTGAAGTAGAGACTACACTAAAAAACCCGGACATCAACATCGGCTCAGTCCCCCTGACACCTGCAAGTTATCTGCTCGATGCAGTCGAAATCACGGAAGAACGCACATTAATAGAAAACAAAGCTGACAAGTTGGTTTTTAATGCAGAAAATGATGCGTCCATCGCCGGAGGTGACGCTACAGATGTGCTCCGTAAAGTACCTATGTTGTCTGTTGATCTGAACGGTAACGTTTCTTTGAGAGGATCCCAGAATGTCCGTATCCTAATTAATGGAAAACCTTCAGGAATGTTCTCAAGTAATGTTGCTGACGCACTTAAAATGTTTCCGGCAGATCAGATAAAAAAAGTCGAAGTAATTACTTCTCCATCTGCAAAATACGATGCAGAAGGTAGTGCGGGAATTATCAATATTATTACAAAGAAGCAAAATGTTGAAGGTATAGCCGGTAGCGTAAATGCATCTGTAGGTAACCGTCAGAATTCACTTTTTACGAATTTAAATGTGGGTAAAGGAAGGTTGGGCATAAGTTCATCGGCAGCGATCTTCTATTCAACTCCTGCGAATGGAGTTACTACTTTTTTCCGTAAAGATGAAACATCCGCAGGTGACAGAATATTTGAACAAAGGGGTATCCAAAGAACATCTCGTCTCGGAGGAAACGGATCTGTAAGCGCATTTTATGATTTTAACGGATTTAACAGTATTAACAGCACGCTGACTTTCAGGGGATTTGGATTTGATGTTAAAGGAGATATAAAAGGAAATCTGAATGATCCGTCCATCAATCTTCGGGATATCTTCGTAAGAGAAAATAAGGGAAATAACTTTTTTGGTGGATATGACTGGAATACAGACTACACTAAAAAATTTGAGAGCAGAGAAGGGCAGGAATTATCTTTCGGAGTTCAGCATTCACGTCAGAATAGTAATCAGGAATTTAATATCTTAGAAGCACACGAGACACTTGAATTTCTGGACAGGAATTCTGATATCATCAATGATGGCGTCAACCACGAAACGACACTTCAGACAGATTATACGCACCCGTTTACAAAAACCATAAAACTGGAAACAGGAGTGAAGGCAGTCATTCGGAATATTATAAGTGACTATACAACGCAGGAACCATCATCAGGAGGCTACATACCGGTTGCTGAAAAATTTAATTATGATCAGGATGTATATTCCGGATATGCCTCGATGACTTTTCTGTTAGCAAAAAAATATTCTTTGATATCCGGTGCCCGTTATGAAAAAACATCCATCGGAGGAAAATTCAGAAGTGGAGAAAGCAATAATTTTACTGGTGGATATGATAATTTTCTGCCCAATCTGACTATCAGCAGGACATTCAAAGGATTCCGTACACTTAAGATCGGATATAGTCAAAGAATTCAGCGTCCAAGCCTTCAATTTATCAATCCTTTCAATAATAATAGTGATTTTCTCAACAGAACCATTGGTAATCCTGAGCTCGATCCGGAAGTAGTGCATCAGGTTGAGACAGGATACAACTTTACCATTAAAGGATTTACTACGTTTTCGTCACTTTTTTATAAATACACGAATGGAATTATAGAGCAGATTTTGTCCATTGATGATCAGGGACTTTCTGTGAATACTTTTCAGAATATAGGCACAAATAATTCTTTTGGTCTGAGTACATTTATAAGTAAATCAGTGGGATTGATCACATTGCGGACGGGTGGTAATTGTTCAACTTACAATGCCAAAGGACTCATAAACGGGGAAGCTGCATCCCGAAAAAGTTATGAATACAATCTTTTTATGAACGGTGAATTAAAAATTTCCGGAACCTTAAAAGCCGATTTTTTTGGATTTTTCAGATCCCCTGTCCGAACGATACAAGGAGACAATCCCGCATTTACCATTTATGGAATGGGAATCAGAAAAGAATTTAAAAATTCAAGTGTTGGAATCACTATGATCGAACCATTTCAGAATGATAAGTTTTTTGATTCAAATATTAAGGGTGAAGGATTTGAGCAAAGAACTTCATTCAGTATTCCATTCCGATCATTCGGAGTAAACTTCAGATATAAATTTGGTAATGTAGACTTCAAAGAAAGAAAATCAAAGGTTAAAAATACAGACCTGAAACAGGGTGGTGATAATCAAGGCGGTGCGCCAACAGGAGGAGGACCGACAGGCGGGTAA
- a CDS encoding TonB family protein, producing MKKERKDESFLKQPYYKGGDKALKEFISTHLKYPQSLIALKINGSVPLRYDINHKGDVIAVHIISSLHPEFDAEAVRVVKLLKFEVPKTPRNLKVTFHKNIRIHFHFNESPADSAPAPNDSTSINLQIQYTIIQPAAKATVKPKSQPISYHYTVNNG from the coding sequence ATGAAGAAAGAAAGGAAAGATGAAAGCTTTTTAAAGCAACCATATTATAAAGGAGGAGATAAAGCATTGAAAGAATTTATCAGCACCCATCTGAAATATCCGCAAAGTTTGATAGCACTTAAAATAAATGGTTCTGTTCCACTGCGTTATGATATTAATCACAAAGGAGATGTCATAGCGGTACATATTATTTCCAGCCTGCATCCTGAGTTTGATGCGGAAGCGGTCAGGGTTGTAAAACTACTTAAATTTGAAGTCCCGAAAACTCCCAGAAATCTGAAAGTGACATTCCACAAAAATATCAGGATTCATTTTCACTTTAATGAAAGCCCTGCAGATTCAGCTCCTGCTCCCAATGATTCTACTTCCATTAATTTACAAATCCAATATACCATCATACAACCTGCAGCGAAAGCTACAGTTAAGCCAAAAAGTCAGCCAATCAGTTATCATTATACAGTGAATAATGGCTAA
- a CDS encoding sorbosone dehydrogenase family protein, translated as MKKLKVIAAVIAILIVVLLILQKKFNIYPPVPKIFGNKYEGNLPLDSLKLEEGFVIDVYAEGIKNARSLCYAPSGTLYVSTRSEGKVYALKDTNGDMRADTFFTILEGANMPNGVAWLNGDLYIAEVNRILKFEDIESKLTAPGEPKVIYDKYPTDKHHGWKYIAFGPDEKLYVPVGAPCNICESADSIYASITRINPDGTGLEILHSGIRNTVGFDWHPETGELWFTDNGRDLMGDEVPECELNHATVPNMHFGFPYCHQGDVPDPEFGEKRNCSEFTSPVAKMGPHTAPLGMTFYTGKQFPTQYHNQIFVARHGSWNRSKKSGYDIVLVTLDADGKVKSTKPFITGWLNSENDDVWGRPVDFEILPDGSMLISDDFADAIYRIYYKG; from the coding sequence ATGAAAAAATTAAAAGTGATTGCTGCTGTTATTGCAATCCTTATAGTGGTTCTTTTAATTTTACAGAAGAAATTCAACATATATCCGCCTGTTCCAAAAATATTTGGCAACAAATATGAAGGTAATCTGCCATTGGATAGTTTGAAACTGGAAGAGGGTTTTGTCATTGACGTTTATGCAGAAGGTATAAAAAATGCGAGGTCATTATGTTATGCTCCTTCAGGCACTTTGTATGTGAGTACCCGCTCAGAAGGTAAAGTTTATGCATTGAAGGATACTAATGGTGATATGCGTGCTGATACATTTTTTACCATTCTCGAAGGTGCCAACATGCCCAACGGTGTCGCCTGGTTGAATGGAGACTTATACATTGCAGAGGTAAACAGAATATTGAAATTTGAAGATATAGAATCCAAACTAACTGCTCCGGGTGAACCCAAAGTTATTTATGATAAGTATCCGACCGATAAGCATCATGGATGGAAATATATCGCATTTGGTCCCGATGAAAAATTATACGTACCAGTTGGTGCTCCGTGCAACATCTGTGAATCTGCTGATTCTATCTATGCCAGTATAACCCGAATAAATCCGGATGGCACCGGATTGGAAATTTTGCACTCAGGAATCAGAAATACAGTAGGATTTGATTGGCATCCTGAGACGGGTGAATTGTGGTTTACAGACAATGGAAGGGATCTGATGGGTGATGAAGTTCCGGAATGTGAGTTAAACCATGCTACCGTGCCCAATATGCATTTTGGATTTCCATATTGTCATCAGGGTGATGTTCCTGATCCTGAGTTTGGGGAAAAAAGAAACTGCAGCGAATTTACTTCACCAGTAGCTAAAATGGGTCCACATACAGCACCCCTGGGTATGACTTTTTACACAGGAAAACAATTTCCAACACAATATCATAATCAGATTTTTGTAGCTCGACATGGTTCGTGGAACAGAAGTAAAAAAAGTGGATATGATATTGTCTTAGTGACATTGGATGCGGATGGAAAAGTTAAAAGCACCAAGCCATTTATCACAGGATGGTTAAATTCAGAAAATGATGATGTATGGGGAAGACCTGTGGATTTCGAGATTTTACCGGATGGGTCTATGCTGATTTCAGATGACTTTGCCGATGCAATTTACCGTATATATTACAAAGGTTAA